One Aliiroseovarius sediminilitoris DNA window includes the following coding sequences:
- the tmk gene encoding dTMP kinase, producing the protein MAGLFISFEGIDGSGKSTQAKQLARALEQAGHEVVLTREPGGSQGAEEIRSLVLEGDPDRWSAETELLLFTAARRDHLERLIHPALAADKIVICDRFADSTRIYQGTRSGDLRNMVDQLHDLVIGREPDLTFLIDMDPDTGLSRAKGRGGTEERFEDFGADLQHKMRAGFLELAQQFSDRIRVIDGTRDIDTVAADVLRIAREAVGVAKSDA; encoded by the coding sequence ATGGCCGGACTTTTCATCAGTTTTGAAGGCATTGACGGCTCGGGGAAATCCACCCAAGCCAAGCAGTTGGCCAGGGCGCTGGAGCAGGCCGGGCACGAGGTTGTCCTGACCCGCGAACCGGGCGGCAGTCAGGGGGCCGAGGAAATCCGGTCGCTGGTTCTGGAAGGCGACCCGGATCGCTGGTCAGCCGAGACCGAGTTGCTGTTGTTTACCGCCGCCCGGCGCGACCATCTGGAGCGATTGATCCACCCTGCATTGGCTGCGGACAAGATCGTTATCTGCGACCGCTTTGCCGACAGCACGCGCATTTATCAGGGCACCCGATCCGGTGATCTTCGCAACATGGTGGATCAGTTGCATGACCTTGTCATCGGGCGCGAGCCTGACCTGACATTCCTGATCGACATGGATCCCGACACAGGTTTGTCACGCGCCAAGGGGCGCGGCGGCACCGAAGAACGATTTGAGGATTTCGGCGCAGATTTGCAGCACAAGATGCGCGCCGGGTTTCTGGAACTCGCCCAGCAGTTTTCCGACCGCATCCGCGTCATCGACGGAACGCGTGACATCGACACCGTCGCCGCGGATGTTCTGAGGATCGCCCGCGAGGCCGTAGGCGTTGCCAAGTCAGACGCATGA
- a CDS encoding DNA polymerase III subunit delta', with protein MSTDIDNIPESDRIDGAPHPREAARLIGQDAAQADFLDAYTSDRLHHGWLITGPRGVGKATLAWRIARFLLATPADDGGMFAAPAPTSLDIPDDHPVARRIRVLSDPGLFLLRRPWDEKNKRLKSDITVDEVRKLKHFFAMSSAGGGRRVVIVDAADEMNTSAANALLKLLEEPPIGAVLMLISHQPSRLLPTIRSRCRELRLAPLSPSDLAQVMAELDETPSAEDTMRLGELAAGSAGDALRLRHLDGLAIYAALIDIFSAGREFDRPRALRLANSAVGKANAEKFELILRLFDLFLARLARHGAGFAPSTEAAPGEAACLARLSPGPDAARAWASLQQELSARAVHGRAVNLDPAALILDMVFRINDTAARQAA; from the coding sequence ATGAGCACAGATATCGACAACATTCCTGAATCCGACCGGATCGACGGCGCCCCGCACCCGCGCGAAGCCGCTCGACTGATCGGCCAAGACGCGGCCCAGGCGGATTTTCTGGACGCATATACATCCGATCGCTTGCATCACGGGTGGTTGATCACCGGACCGCGCGGCGTGGGGAAGGCGACGCTGGCCTGGCGCATTGCCCGGTTCCTTCTGGCCACCCCGGCGGACGATGGCGGCATGTTTGCAGCCCCTGCCCCCACCAGCCTTGATATCCCCGACGATCACCCGGTCGCGCGGCGCATCCGGGTGCTGTCGGACCCCGGCCTGTTTCTTTTGCGCCGCCCTTGGGACGAAAAAAACAAGCGCCTGAAAAGCGACATCACCGTGGACGAGGTGCGCAAACTCAAGCATTTCTTCGCCATGTCATCGGCCGGGGGCGGGCGTCGCGTGGTGATCGTCGATGCGGCAGACGAAATGAACACATCGGCGGCCAATGCGCTCTTGAAGCTGTTGGAAGAGCCACCGATAGGGGCGGTTTTGATGCTGATCAGCCATCAACCCTCTCGCCTGCTGCCGACGATCCGTTCGCGGTGTCGCGAATTGCGGCTTGCCCCCTTGTCCCCCAGCGATCTGGCTCAGGTGATGGCGGAACTGGATGAAACCCCATCAGCCGAGGACACGATGCGACTGGGAGAACTGGCAGCGGGGTCAGCGGGGGATGCGCTTCGGCTTCGGCATCTTGATGGTCTGGCGATCTATGCTGCTCTGATTGACATCTTTTCGGCAGGGCGAGAATTTGACCGACCGCGCGCCCTTCGATTGGCAAACAGCGCCGTGGGCAAGGCCAATGCCGAAAAGTTCGAATTGATCTTGCGCCTGTTTGATCTTTTTCTGGCCCGATTGGCTCGTCACGGGGCCGGCTTTGCACCGTCCACCGAGGCCGCACCGGGTGAGGCCGCCTGCCTGGCACGCCTTTCCCCCGGTCCGGATGCGGCCCGTGCTTGGGCGAGCTTGCAGCAAGAGTTGTCGGCGCGCGCGGTACATGGGCGGGCTGTTAACCTTGACCCCGCCGCGCTCATCCTTGATATGGTTTTCAGGATCAACGACACGGCGGCGCGCCAAGCCGCCTGA
- a CDS encoding D-alanyl-D-alanine carboxypeptidase family protein — translation MLFRLTLLISALLSILAVATLPARAFETRANSAYVLDINTGTVLMEKNADVPLPPASMSKLMTVNLLFEALADGRVTMGTQFGVSERAASIGGSTMFLEQTDRPTVEDLIQGIIVQSGNDASVVIAEGLAGTEDAFARMMTERARDLGMENSSFGNSSGWPHPLQRMSMKDLAILARHIIVEFPDYYRYFRQSEYYYKGRAPDNRFNRNPLLDLGIGADGLKTGHTQEAGYGIVGSALQGDRRIVFVISGMASEKERAEEAEAIVNWAFRQFTMETTVKAGEKIAEADVWLGAVDTVGLVPAQDVNLLIPAGQREGVSATINWNGPIAAPIAQGQELAEMVISRDGLSDTVVPLFADEGVGNAGFGKRLTVAAERVLALVMGNDAPPAAIQPEAATISN, via the coding sequence ATGCTATTCCGTCTCACTTTGCTCATCTCCGCCCTGCTATCCATATTGGCTGTCGCCACCCTGCCGGCCCGCGCGTTCGAAACGCGGGCGAATTCGGCATATGTGCTGGACATCAACACCGGAACAGTTTTGATGGAGAAGAACGCCGACGTCCCACTGCCTCCTGCGTCGATGTCAAAGCTGATGACGGTGAACCTGCTGTTCGAGGCGCTGGCAGATGGGCGCGTCACGATGGGCACCCAGTTTGGCGTGTCGGAACGGGCTGCGTCCATTGGTGGGTCGACCATGTTTCTGGAACAAACCGACCGCCCAACGGTCGAGGACCTTATTCAAGGCATCATCGTTCAGTCCGGAAACGACGCCAGCGTCGTGATCGCCGAAGGGCTGGCCGGGACGGAAGACGCCTTTGCCCGTATGATGACCGAACGTGCGCGTGACCTTGGCATGGAAAATTCCAGTTTTGGAAATTCTTCTGGCTGGCCACATCCATTGCAGCGCATGTCGATGAAGGACTTGGCCATTCTTGCACGTCATATCATTGTCGAGTTTCCGGACTATTATCGTTATTTCAGGCAATCCGAATACTACTACAAGGGTCGCGCACCCGATAACCGCTTTAACCGCAATCCGCTGCTGGATCTTGGAATTGGTGCCGACGGCCTGAAAACCGGCCACACGCAGGAAGCCGGATACGGCATTGTCGGTTCAGCCCTGCAAGGCGACCGTCGGATCGTCTTTGTGATTTCAGGGATGGCCTCTGAAAAAGAGCGCGCTGAAGAGGCCGAGGCAATCGTCAACTGGGCGTTTCGACAGTTTACCATGGAGACGACCGTGAAAGCAGGCGAAAAGATTGCCGAAGCGGATGTCTGGTTGGGCGCAGTCGATACGGTCGGTCTTGTTCCTGCACAGGATGTCAATCTTCTGATCCCGGCAGGGCAACGCGAGGGTGTTTCGGCAACGATCAACTGGAACGGCCCGATTGCGGCCCCGATTGCACAGGGTCAGGAACTTGCTGAAATGGTGATCAGCCGCGACGGTCTCAGCGACACGGTGGTGCCGCTGTTCGCTGACGAAGGCGTGGGGAACGCCGGGTTTGGAAAGCGACTGACGGTGGCCGCCGAACGCGTTCTGGCGCTGGTAATGGGCAATGACGCGCCACCAGCCGCGATCCAGCCAGAAGCCGCGACCATAAGCAACTGA
- a CDS encoding SPOR domain-containing protein: protein MASKTTLKVAIVLGSALFLSGCEDTKLPEFLKKNDTGSASAATGKSGRAQSRERDVEAPEIFQLAEKGLWDGRPSLGGVWVAHPDAKDPERVIIRNQSNGKSVVGALFRREREVPGPRFQVSSDAAEALGMLAGAPAELSVTALRKEVIREAPAAPSEDLDDPADIEQSSLDDPIAAASAALAKTEAASAQSAPPPKPAVPQAAAASALPKPYVQVGIFSFEANAEQTAAELRKAGMTVTIKPGSSNGKSFWRVLVGPVGTQAERSAALKKTSAMGFTDAYPVSN from the coding sequence ATGGCAAGCAAGACCACTCTGAAAGTGGCCATTGTGTTGGGCAGCGCACTGTTTCTTTCGGGTTGCGAAGACACCAAGCTTCCTGAATTTCTGAAAAAGAACGATACGGGTTCAGCATCCGCAGCAACTGGCAAAAGCGGGCGCGCCCAAAGCCGTGAACGGGATGTAGAAGCACCCGAGATCTTTCAGCTGGCGGAAAAAGGGTTGTGGGACGGTCGTCCCAGCCTTGGTGGTGTTTGGGTGGCGCACCCGGACGCCAAAGACCCCGAACGAGTGATTATCCGCAACCAGTCCAATGGCAAATCCGTCGTTGGTGCTTTGTTTCGGCGAGAACGCGAGGTGCCGGGTCCGCGCTTTCAGGTGTCGTCAGATGCGGCTGAAGCCCTTGGCATGTTGGCTGGTGCCCCTGCCGAGCTGAGCGTGACCGCCTTGCGTAAAGAGGTCATCAGGGAAGCACCTGCCGCGCCGTCCGAGGACCTGGATGATCCCGCCGATATCGAGCAATCTTCGCTGGACGATCCGATTGCGGCGGCGTCGGCGGCACTTGCGAAAACCGAAGCGGCCTCGGCGCAATCTGCACCTCCGCCCAAACCCGCTGTGCCACAGGCCGCCGCTGCCAGCGCCCTGCCGAAACCCTATGTTCAGGTTGGCATATTCTCGTTTGAGGCTAATGCCGAACAAACTGCGGCCGAGTTGCGAAAGGCCGGTATGACCGTGACAATCAAACCGGGATCATCGAATGGTAAATCGTTCTGGCGCGTGCTGGTCGGCCCGGTCGGCACGCAGGCAGAACGCTCGGCAGCGCTGAAGAAAACAAGCGCGATGGGCTTTACCGATGCCTATCCTGTCTCGAACTAA
- the pcaF gene encoding 3-oxoadipyl-CoA thiolase, whose amino-acid sequence MDALICDAVRTPIGRYGGALSQVRADDLAALPIAALLERNPDVNWATVDDVIFGSANQAGEDNRNVARMAALLAGLPVDVPGTTINRLCASGMDAVGMAARGIRAGDYELCIAGGVESMSRAPFVMPKATSAFTRANAVYDTTIGWRFVNPKMDKMHGTHSMPQTADNVAEDYAVSREDQDIFAARSQARWAAAHKAGTFADEIIPVTIPQRKGDPVVVDTDEHPRPGTTAEKLSQLSGVNGPDLTVTAGNASGVNDGAAAMLIASEAAAATNNLTPMARVVGMAAAGVAPRVMGIGPVPACRKVLAKAGLTIDEMDVIELNEAFAAQGLATLRELGVADDDPRVNPNGGAIALGHPLGMSGARLVLTAAYQLKRTSGRYALCTMCVGVGQGVALILERI is encoded by the coding sequence ATGGACGCATTGATTTGCGACGCCGTTCGCACCCCCATCGGGCGCTACGGTGGTGCTTTGTCGCAAGTGCGGGCCGATGATCTGGCCGCGCTGCCCATCGCGGCCCTGTTGGAACGCAACCCTGATGTGAACTGGGCAACCGTGGACGACGTGATCTTCGGATCGGCAAACCAGGCGGGGGAAGACAACCGCAACGTGGCGCGCATGGCGGCCCTTTTGGCGGGACTTCCAGTTGACGTTCCCGGCACGACGATCAACCGCCTGTGTGCTTCGGGCATGGATGCGGTCGGTATGGCCGCACGCGGGATCAGGGCGGGCGACTATGAACTGTGCATCGCCGGCGGCGTTGAAAGCATGAGCCGCGCACCCTTCGTGATGCCGAAGGCCACATCGGCCTTCACCCGCGCCAACGCAGTTTATGACACCACCATCGGCTGGCGTTTCGTGAACCCGAAGATGGACAAGATGCACGGCACCCATTCAATGCCGCAAACGGCTGACAATGTGGCTGAAGACTATGCTGTAAGCCGCGAGGATCAGGATATTTTTGCCGCGCGCAGCCAAGCCCGTTGGGCGGCCGCACACAAGGCTGGAACCTTCGCTGATGAAATCATTCCCGTAACAATCCCGCAGCGCAAGGGCGACCCCGTCGTGGTCGATACAGACGAACACCCGCGACCCGGCACAACTGCCGAAAAGCTGTCGCAGTTAAGCGGCGTGAATGGCCCAGACCTGACGGTGACGGCGGGCAATGCCTCGGGCGTGAATGATGGCGCGGCGGCGATGTTGATCGCATCGGAAGCTGCCGCTGCAACGAACAATCTGACCCCGATGGCGCGCGTTGTCGGAATGGCTGCTGCCGGTGTCGCTCCACGCGTGATGGGTATCGGCCCTGTGCCCGCCTGCCGCAAGGTGTTGGCGAAAGCAGGGCTCACCATCGACGAGATGGATGTGATAGAATTGAACGAAGCCTTCGCAGCCCAAGGTCTTGCCACCTTGCGCGAATTGGGCGTTGCGGATGATGACCCGCGCGTGAACCCCAACGGTGGTGCCATCGCACTTGGCCACCCGCTTGGCATGTCTGGTGCGCGCCTCGTCCTGACAGCCGCTTACCAACTGAAACGCACAAGCGGGCGCTATGCGCTGTGCACCATGTGCGTGGGCGTGGGCCAAGGTGTCGCCCTTATTCTGGAAAGGATCTGA
- a CDS encoding L-iditol 2-dehydrogenase — protein MMQLAGKTALITGAARGIGRAFAEAYVNEGAKVAIADIDLDRAKATANQIGDSAFSVHMDVTDQASIEKAMAKTINHFGQIDILINNAALFTAAPIVEIERDDYQRVFDINVGGTLFTMQAAARHMIERGQGGKIINMASQAGRRGEALVAVYCATKAAVISLTQSAGLDLIKHGINVNAISPGVVDGEHWDGVDAFFAKYENKAPGQKKQEVGDAVPFGRMGTPEDLTGMAVFLASDAADYIVAQTYNVDGGQWMS, from the coding sequence CTGATGCAGTTGGCTGGCAAAACAGCACTGATAACAGGGGCCGCCCGGGGTATCGGGCGGGCCTTTGCCGAGGCCTATGTCAACGAGGGCGCTAAGGTTGCCATTGCCGACATCGACCTGGACCGTGCGAAAGCCACAGCCAACCAGATTGGCGACAGCGCATTCTCTGTCCATATGGATGTTACGGATCAGGCCAGTATCGAAAAGGCCATGGCCAAAACTATCAACCATTTTGGGCAGATCGACATCCTGATCAACAACGCGGCGCTCTTTACCGCAGCACCCATCGTCGAGATTGAGCGTGATGATTACCAACGCGTCTTCGATATCAATGTCGGGGGCACGCTTTTCACCATGCAGGCCGCCGCGCGCCACATGATCGAACGCGGCCAAGGTGGCAAGATCATCAATATGGCAAGTCAGGCCGGTCGGCGCGGCGAGGCGCTTGTTGCGGTTTATTGCGCCACAAAGGCCGCCGTGATCAGCCTGACCCAGTCGGCCGGACTTGATCTGATCAAGCACGGTATCAACGTCAACGCGATCTCACCGGGTGTGGTCGATGGCGAACACTGGGACGGCGTGGATGCGTTTTTTGCCAAGTATGAGAACAAGGCACCCGGACAAAAGAAACAGGAAGTTGGCGATGCCGTGCCCTTTGGGCGCATGGGCACGCCAGAAGATTTAACCGGCATGGCCGTCTTTCTGGCCAGCGACGCGGCGGATTATATCGTCGCGCAAACCTACAACGTGGATGGTGGACAATGGATGAGCTGA
- a CDS encoding TatD family hydrolase, with amino-acid sequence MSTPQITDSHCHLDFPDFDGELDQVIARAAESGVTRMVTICTKMANLDQVRTIAEAHDPVFFAAATHPMSVAREPMVTVDQLVALADHPKFVGIGESGLDYHYTVDSRDAQIKSLRIHIEAARQTGLPLIIHSRDADEDMMRILTEEHRNGAYSCVMHCFSSGIELAKAALGLGFYLSMSGIAAFPRSQELRDIFATAPVDRILVETDAPYLAPPPHRGRRNEPAYTAHTAKVGADIFGLPYEAFAAQTQANFDRLFVKVAAYQADA; translated from the coding sequence ATGAGCACGCCCCAGATTACCGACAGTCATTGCCATCTTGATTTTCCGGATTTCGACGGCGAGTTGGATCAGGTCATCGCCCGTGCCGCCGAGTCGGGTGTAACCCGGATGGTGACGATCTGCACGAAGATGGCCAATCTTGACCAAGTCCGCACCATTGCCGAAGCCCATGACCCCGTGTTCTTCGCCGCCGCCACCCATCCGATGAGCGTGGCCCGCGAACCGATGGTCACGGTCGATCAACTGGTCGCGCTTGCTGACCATCCGAAATTTGTCGGCATCGGCGAAAGCGGGCTGGATTATCACTATACGGTTGACAGCCGTGACGCCCAGATCAAAAGCCTGCGCATCCACATCGAAGCTGCGCGCCAGACAGGTCTGCCCCTGATCATCCATTCGCGCGATGCGGATGAGGATATGATGCGCATTCTGACCGAAGAACATCGGAACGGTGCCTATAGCTGCGTCATGCACTGCTTCAGTTCCGGGATCGAGCTTGCGAAAGCTGCGCTGGGTCTTGGCTTCTATCTGTCGATGTCCGGCATCGCCGCTTTTCCTCGCAGTCAAGAGTTGCGCGACATTTTCGCAACCGCTCCGGTTGACCGCATTCTGGTCGAAACCGACGCGCCCTATCTTGCACCGCCGCCGCACCGCGGTCGGCGCAACGAACCGGCCTATACCGCCCATACCGCCAAGGTCGGGGCTGATATATTTGGCCTGCCCTACGAAGCGTTCGCCGCGCAAACGCAAGCCAATTTCGACCGGCTGTTTGTAAAGGTCGCCGCCTATCAGGCGGATGCGTGA
- a CDS encoding AEC family transporter, with the protein MSTLVNIVLPVFLVIGFGYFVRWRRILDDGAVDGLMRFAQSVAIPCLLFLAIARLDLSAEFDLALLSSFYTGAVSGFFAGLLGARLLFGRPWPDAVAFGFVTLFSNSLLLGLVITERAFGPDALAGNYAIISIHAPICYGIGISAMEIARAQGAGPRETIRQIVRAMTRNILVLAIAAGFVVNLLQVPMPVVLDDALSLIGRAALPTALFALGGVLYRYRPEGDLRIVSYLCLISLVVHPAITWGLGRALGLNVDQFRSAIITAASAPGINAYIFANLYGVGKRVAATTVLVATGLSVLTVWAWLALLAAAGF; encoded by the coding sequence ATGAGCACGCTTGTCAATATTGTCCTGCCGGTCTTCCTGGTGATCGGGTTTGGCTATTTTGTGCGTTGGCGGCGGATACTCGACGACGGGGCAGTTGATGGTTTGATGCGCTTTGCGCAATCTGTTGCGATCCCTTGCCTTCTGTTTCTGGCGATTGCCCGGCTGGACCTGAGCGCCGAGTTTGATCTGGCGTTGCTCAGCAGTTTCTATACGGGTGCCGTGTCGGGGTTCTTTGCGGGCCTGTTGGGCGCGCGGCTGTTGTTTGGACGTCCATGGCCAGATGCGGTGGCGTTTGGTTTCGTGACATTGTTTTCAAACTCACTCCTCCTTGGCTTGGTAATCACTGAACGCGCGTTCGGGCCAGACGCGCTGGCCGGCAACTACGCCATTATCTCGATCCACGCACCGATCTGCTATGGTATCGGGATTTCGGCGATGGAGATCGCCCGCGCCCAAGGCGCCGGACCGCGAGAAACCATTCGTCAGATCGTGCGGGCAATGACTCGCAACATACTTGTGCTGGCGATTGCCGCTGGTTTTGTGGTGAACCTTCTTCAAGTTCCGATGCCCGTTGTGCTGGATGATGCCCTGAGCCTGATTGGTCGTGCAGCTTTGCCGACCGCCCTCTTTGCGCTTGGCGGTGTTCTTTATCGTTACCGGCCCGAAGGGGACCTGCGGATCGTCAGCTATCTCTGCCTGATTTCGCTTGTCGTGCATCCCGCGATTACTTGGGGTCTGGGCCGCGCACTCGGCCTGAACGTGGATCAGTTCCGATCGGCGATCATAACGGCGGCATCTGCGCCGGGTATCAATGCCTATATCTTCGCCAATCTCTATGGCGTGGGCAAACGCGTGGCGGCGACCACCGTATTGGTGGCGACCGGATTGTCGGTGCTGACAGTCTGGGCCTGGTTGGCGTTATTGGCTGCCGCGGGGTTCTGA
- a CDS encoding mannitol dehydrogenase family protein codes for MDELISLSNATLDQLNVERPLYDRAALKPGIVHIGVGNFHRAHQAWYLHRLMQAGKALDWAIIGAGVRPYDAAMRDKLLAQDCLTTLIELDPENVSAEVVGSMIDYLPIEDGNASLIRQMADPAIRIVAMTVTESGYYVDPVTKGFNAAHPDLVHDAAHPDAPRTAFGAMVAALRLRRDAGLGPFTGLSCDNLQGNGNILRQTVVSLAAMSDPNLASWIDTNATFPNSMVDCIAPATGPKELALAADFGIKDAAVVTHEAYRQWVIEDNFCAGRPDWDEVGATFSDDVHAFETMKIRILNAGHQVIANVGEILGMETIAECMAHPGILAFFDKVQRTEIAVTVDPVPGRTPAQYVDLIVKRFSNPRIIDTTRRVAFDGSARHTGFVLPIVRDQLAAGRSVDGLALVEALWARMCAGTREDGTDIEANDPIWAELTLVAHAAKERPRAWLEQSKIYGDLASSETFSDTFHKWLSMIWVQGCEAALSEYAEVAREEASA; via the coding sequence ATGGATGAGCTGATCTCCCTTTCGAATGCGACCCTTGACCAACTGAACGTCGAACGCCCCCTCTATGACCGTGCGGCGTTGAAGCCCGGCATCGTGCATATCGGCGTCGGCAATTTCCACCGCGCCCATCAGGCATGGTATCTGCACCGTCTGATGCAGGCTGGCAAAGCCTTGGATTGGGCGATTATCGGTGCTGGCGTGCGCCCCTATGATGCCGCGATGCGGGACAAACTATTGGCGCAGGATTGCTTGACCACGTTGATCGAGCTTGACCCGGAGAACGTCTCTGCCGAAGTTGTCGGTTCGATGATCGACTACCTCCCGATCGAGGACGGCAACGCATCGCTTATCCGCCAAATGGCAGACCCCGCCATTCGCATTGTCGCCATGACCGTTACCGAAAGCGGTTACTATGTTGATCCCGTCACTAAAGGGTTCAACGCCGCGCATCCTGATCTTGTGCACGACGCCGCCCACCCTGACGCGCCCCGCACCGCGTTTGGTGCCATGGTTGCCGCGCTTCGGCTGCGTCGTGACGCAGGCCTTGGGCCCTTTACCGGCCTCAGCTGCGACAACCTGCAAGGCAACGGCAACATCCTGCGCCAGACGGTTGTGTCACTTGCGGCCATGTCCGACCCCAACCTTGCAAGCTGGATCGACACCAACGCCACGTTCCCCAATTCCATGGTCGATTGCATCGCACCGGCCACCGGCCCAAAAGAACTGGCCCTTGCGGCGGACTTTGGCATCAAAGATGCCGCCGTTGTCACCCACGAAGCCTATCGCCAATGGGTGATCGAGGACAACTTCTGCGCCGGACGGCCGGATTGGGATGAAGTTGGCGCAACCTTTTCGGATGATGTCCACGCCTTTGAGACCATGAAAATCCGCATCCTGAACGCGGGGCACCAGGTCATCGCAAATGTCGGCGAAATCCTCGGCATGGAAACCATTGCCGAATGCATGGCACATCCCGGCATCTTGGCGTTTTTCGACAAAGTTCAAAGGACCGAAATCGCTGTGACCGTTGACCCGGTTCCCGGTCGCACCCCCGCTCAATATGTTGACTTGATCGTCAAGCGGTTCTCGAACCCACGGATTATCGACACGACACGCCGTGTGGCGTTCGACGGCTCCGCGCGTCATACGGGCTTTGTCTTGCCGATCGTGCGCGATCAGCTTGCAGCCGGGCGCAGTGTGGACGGCCTTGCGCTGGTCGAAGCACTTTGGGCCCGCATGTGCGCCGGAACCCGCGAAGATGGCACCGACATCGAGGCCAACGATCCAATCTGGGCTGAACTCACATTAGTTGCGCATGCAGCAAAAGAGCGCCCTCGGGCATGGCTGGAGCAAAGTAAAATCTACGGCGACTTGGCAAGTTCAGAAACATTTTCTGATACTTTCCACAAATGGCTTTCGATGATCTGGGTCCAAGGCTGCGAAGCTGCCCTGAGCGAGTATGCAGAGGTGGCGCGTGAAGAGGCGTCTGCCTAG
- a CDS encoding MBL fold metallo-hydrolase, which translates to MAKIDFTILGCGSSGGVPRLGGHWGDCDPDNPKNTRTRCSALVTRTGEDGGVTRVLIDTSPDMRHQLLAAGVGTLDGVVFTHSHADHTHGIDDLRMVVFNMKQRLPVWADGPTQEALLARFSYAFVQPEGSSYPPILDLHSITVGKGDVVIGGAGGDIRMTPFEVRHGMMDSLGFRIGGLVYLPDVNEIPDDVLPLLEDLDVFVLDALRRSPHPTHFHLDEALEWIDRVGAKQGVLTNMHIDLDHAAVNAETPPHITPAYDGMTINVRVE; encoded by the coding sequence ATGGCGAAGATCGACTTCACCATTCTCGGGTGTGGTTCGTCCGGGGGGGTGCCCCGGCTGGGCGGTCATTGGGGCGATTGCGACCCTGACAATCCCAAGAACACCCGCACCCGCTGTTCAGCCCTAGTGACCCGCACCGGTGAAGATGGTGGCGTCACCCGCGTCCTGATCGACACCTCACCCGATATGCGCCACCAGCTTTTGGCGGCAGGGGTTGGCACGCTGGACGGGGTTGTGTTCACCCACAGCCACGCGGACCACACCCATGGCATTGATGACCTGCGCATGGTGGTCTTCAACATGAAACAGCGTCTGCCTGTGTGGGCGGATGGCCCGACGCAAGAAGCCCTGCTGGCCCGGTTCAGTTATGCGTTTGTGCAGCCCGAAGGGTCCAGCTATCCACCGATCCTCGATCTGCACTCGATCACAGTTGGCAAAGGCGATGTGGTCATCGGTGGCGCGGGCGGCGATATCCGAATGACGCCCTTCGAAGTGCGCCACGGCATGATGGATTCACTGGGATTTCGCATCGGGGGGTTGGTCTATCTGCCGGATGTGAACGAAATTCCTGATGACGTGCTGCCCCTGCTTGAAGATCTGGATGTGTTCGTGCTGGATGCGCTGCGCCGATCGCCGCATCCCACGCATTTTCATCTGGATGAAGCGCTTGAATGGATCGACCGCGTCGGTGCAAAACAAGGTGTCCTGACCAATATGCATATCGATCTTGACCATGCCGCGGTCAATGCTGAAACCCCGCCTCATATCACCCCGGCCTATGACGGAATGACCATCAACGTTCGGGTTGAATGA